tgtggagcctgcttgggattttgtctccctctctctctgcccctcccctgctcgtgctctctctctcaaaataaacacttgaaggaaaacaaaaacactaattcatgAAACAAAACTTGGTTTGGGAAATCTCCATATATgctagatttatttttgagagagacagagtgagtgggggagggacagagaaagagggagacacagaatctgaagcaggttccaggctgtcagcagagcccgacacggggcttgaacccaagagccctgagatcatgacctgagctgaagtcagactctcagctgaagttggacgctcaaccgactgagccacccaggggaccctagAATAAATTTATAATCATAGGCATCCAACATCAATCCTCCTTGGTAAATCCCCTATTCTATAGATTCCCACTGTTATGTCTAAGGGATTATAAAAACAGGGACTATAACCCCAATGCTGGAACTAGGGAAAGCTGCCATCCTTGGTCCAAAATCTACAAGTATTTCTGATCATATATGAAGGTGGCTGCCCATGTTTCCTtttgtgggaaagaaaaaaagctctgCATTAAGCATAAGGGACTGTTACAGTACCCACTAAATACCCTGTTATACCAGCCCAACTCATAGGGACAAGCAGCATCAGGAACAAAACTGGCTCTTACAAGCAGCACTGAAAGCAATCACACTCTGAGAAGCCACaatgagggaaggggaggggaactGGCATGACAGCATATTCCTGGCTGCCACAcccaagaaaaaggaattctttcaCCAGGAGTCAGAACTCTCCTTTGATATCATCGAGAGCTTTCCTGGGCTTGCTGACTTGTTGTTCTCAGTAATATTAAAGGCACACTGCAAAATACTTGCtttgaaatttagaaacaaattttatttaagatcTGAAATACAATTCCTAAAATATCAACTTCTCCAGAAAACCGTGGCTACACAATAATGCATTGCCTCTATCATGTTAGAACGTGCATTAGACTCAAATACAAAAACCATGAAACAAACCACCATCCTTCAACAatttgagcagagagagaatgcctaaggaacaacatagatggacttgCAGAGGATGGGCTGTTTTACTTCaagcaccataaaaaaaaaaaaaagagcacaaatGCATGGGTTTTCGGGTATATACATTAAGTTGAACCTTTGGCACTAGGAATCAGGGCATTTTGTCATGGAGCATTAACGCATATTAGAAAATTGTGTAGTGTCAAAGGGATAGAACCACCAGCATTCAAGCAATGTTGTCAACTAGGCAATAAAATATTCTATTGAATGTTTCTTCTTTGTCTAATTACTGCGTACACTGGTAGCAActttgaaatgagaaaaggagCTTGCActcctttcattttctgtttaaaacagaaaacaaaactgaaacataaGCCCTGTTATAcattaacaattttaaagaacatcAATTATACAAGAAAAAGACTAAGAACAAAGAGTGTTTACAGATACCAGACATAACAGTGAGTGGTCACTAGACCCTCACAGGGCTTTGCGGTGGTACTCAGCCGAAGCCACTTTGTAATCACTGGCAGTAAACAGAGACGCAGCATTCTTTGCCAGATATTTTAGGAAATCATGCAAATAGCCCAACAATAATGCAAGGCTCTTCTCATCAAGGGGCGTATACGCCAACATTGCTCCGATTCTTACAAATAATCTCAGTAGATGTGGGGCTCCATAAACCTGGGACATTGGCGCATCAGGGTGAGCCAAGAGGATTTCGGCATACTGGGGCCTCTCAAATTTGTAGAGCAGCTGAGTGCCCAACATCAcattgaaatattcttttattcctgCCACAACTTCATTAACTGCATATTCCTTATTATCAACATTTCCCTGCGACTTCTTACAATTTGCATACTCCTCCAGAATAGCATCTACATTTTTCTTAGCAGGGAGTTGAAACAGCTGCTTCTGCCTGGTAACTAAGTCCCAGTCCTCAACAAGCCATGGTTTTAATTCTTCAGGAATCTTCACTTTAACTTCCATTCTATTCTTAAATGCCTCCTCACTTTCGACAGTGGGGTCTGCCCGGGCCCTTTTCTTCCGAGGTGGCTGAGGTGCTTCGCTGGTACTGCCACCATCTCCATTTCCAGGAGtcttctgtttgttctttcttgtcttcctcaCTGATCCTGAAGGGGGGTTCTCTGCAGAGCGACCCCCCCATCTGCCTGGGAGAGCTGGTTCCACATTCTTTTGCTGTGAACCAGCAGTCTTCTTTCCTGAAGAGGCCCCTCTCATCTTACTTCTCTGCATATTGCTTCTACTTGGTTTTTTGAAGTTGTCTTCTTCTGCAGATTGTTGTCCACGAGTTTGAGAACCCTGCTTTCTGGAACTCATTCAACCCTGTTTTTATTCCAACCACTGTAATACATAAAgcattttacttgtttgttttctatagtgacCTTTAACACACTGTGCTTAGTACAACACAAGTTATTCTCTTGGAATTTGGATCTCAAATCCTAATTCAGGATCATGTATAAGTGACTTACTACCTccaccctctttctctgatcTTCACTACTAACCACTACTCTTACCCATCCAATCACTCATCAGACTTGCCCAAAAGTTAGTTTTTTGGTGCCACTGAAAAGACAggattataattttaaacaaataatgaattaaaatggaaaagaaactacACAAGGCAGTGGAGGTCAAATTCAACACTCTGAACAGGAAAAAGGACAAGATAAACTTTAGTTGACTAAAGGCAAAATGAGTAACAGTAAAGGTTTCTGCAGGAGTCCAGGTAGGCCTGAACTAGAGTGATGACAGAGTCCAGACAAACTGAATACAAAACTTGGTAaatgaaggagagggaggagtcaAAGGTAGCTGTGTAATTTTAAGCCTGggtaattaatgaattaataaaaacactgattttaaTGATGAGTTTAGAAACAGccataaaataataggaaataagtAATCCATCCATTGAATTAGCTATCATACATTATTGCACATCTGCTTTGGGACAGCTACTATGCTAGGTATTAAGGATTCAAATATCTAAAGTggcaattaaaaaacaatgaggTTAGTACAATGATAGTAATAGGCACATAGTATTTAGGAGTAAACAAGAAATGGTACATGACACAACCTTCAGTATTAGCTGAAATCACTTGGAGGAGGTGATATATCAGTGAGGGAGAAGTCAGTGATGACTCCCAGGTTTTGATAATGAATGATTAGGTCATTAGTATTATCACAAGAAACTGCATCTAGAGGAGGAAATGGATTAGAGAGGAAAGAAGTTCAGTACTGGATCTATTAAGTGTGAGGTGTACagttatatatttaactttaaaacgCAGCTAAACGTCAGAGCCAGAAATAGAGATCTGAGAGTAATCATATAGCTGTTACTAGAAGCTatgaaagccatcaaaatcattcatgaagaggaaaaaaaactgaaCCAAAGTATGGAATACTGGAAAAACCTAAAAGACTGACGTATAAGGAGTGAGCAaagagaccaaaaacaaaacaaaaatggtcaGAGCAGCAacagaagaattaaaagaatgTTCTTTTGGAAGCCAAAGAAGTTGAGAGTTTCAAGAAGGAATTGGGATAAAATGCAGCAGAGAGGGCTAATAAGGTAAAGCTGAAAGAAACAGTGTTCTATGATTCTTACAGTGTGACAGATGAAGTAATTTCTTTGACTTACATaatcctcttccttctttcctttccaagaACTCCTAATGTTTTCCTAGATGGAACCTCCTAGATCTCCTGGGATAGTCTGGAAGGAGAAGGTGGGAGACACAaactagaaaggaaaacagataccTGTCAAGATGAACTTTTgtgaaagaatacagaaaaaagtaaTCTTATTTTATGACTGTGGTTTACGACTGtaatatcagagaaaatataTGAGCTCCACTGTTAGACATACTTCTACTTCAATTAGGCTCTGCCA
The window above is part of the Panthera tigris isolate Pti1 chromosome X, P.tigris_Pti1_mat1.1, whole genome shotgun sequence genome. Proteins encoded here:
- the MORF4L2 gene encoding mortality factor 4-like protein 2, which gives rise to MSSRKQGSQTRGQQSAEEDNFKKPSRSNMQRSKMRGASSGKKTAGSQQKNVEPALPGRWGGRSAENPPSGSVRKTRKNKQKTPGNGDGGSTSEAPQPPRKKRARADPTVESEEAFKNRMEVKVKIPEELKPWLVEDWDLVTRQKQLFQLPAKKNVDAILEEYANCKKSQGNVDNKEYAVNEVVAGIKEYFNVMLGTQLLYKFERPQYAEILLAHPDAPMSQVYGAPHLLRLFVRIGAMLAYTPLDEKSLALLLGYLHDFLKYLAKNAASLFTASDYKVASAEYHRKAL